TTAATTGGgcacttttttatatatatatatatattgcttgGGTTAAAGAAATAGTTGTATTTTCAATATTGTTACGGCCTGACTCATAGGCAGCATCATGGAATGGAGATGATGACAAAAAAAGGCTTTATATTCACAGAAATGTGTCATTTAAATGGTTATGACAACAAAGACAATTAAGCCCACCTAGTGAGTCTTGTATGGCTACTGCAATCACAGCCAGTGGAGATGGAGAGCGATGTTGCCCTAATTAACACACATTCACAGGAGCTCAGCTCTGCGTTCATTAAACTTTGATACAAAAGCATTTACGCACAGCAAAGACAGACACACAAGGACACGTGCCACCATCAGTATCAGCAAGTCACAGCTTGTAAGCAGAGCTGCagtctgctgcatcctgtgaacTCTCAACAACCTCGAAACTAACCATAGCTGAACTCAATCCTGTGGAGTctgtgatttgattttttttttttacagtgaagCCCTTAACTGAGACCATAATCGAAAGATTGTGGCTTCACTTATGCGCTTTAGTGGtggtgttgtcttttttttttttttctcaccctcAGATCTGTCAAGTGGTTGTGTGTACATGACGGTACGCCCACACACAGCAATTAGCGTTAGCCTCCTTGCACTTACACACATCAGCACTGTGTGGCAGTGCACACACGCAAACACTCACTGATTGTGTATTTTCTGCCTACACGTGcacaaacaatgaaaatgtaaaaatgtgaaTTTTTTCAATATCATTTTTCTCCACTCTGTTTGCTATTCAGTTTACCTGAGGGAGCAGGAAGAGTTGTATCACAGGACCACTGATTCAGCATATAGGTTAATAACAGCAAATTGAATATTTATTGCCAACTTAAAATCCTTTCGACCAAACACTGATAAAgtataaaaagtgtaaaagaaataaaaaaaaacaataatttttttttgtctactgCATTTCAAACATTACATGCAGAATCAGAAAGGTTATAAACTGGGCCCAGTTTCTTttccctggaaaaaaaaaaaaaaaaaggaatagtaAATGGCCAAGAAGGAATGGTAACTTTAGTTTTACTTTAGGGAAAAATTGATCATCATGGAAACAATTAAGTTTGCATATCTTCAACAGTATGAATTTAAAAACTTTTCTCAGGCTCAAAGAGATGTATAGCCCCAATTTTCCATGACTGCTTGCAAACACAACACTCCAACTTGGCCCctctttctcctctcctctctcatctgccaacagcagttcaagcaCTTTTTTTGACCAGGCTCACAGTATGAGTTGCAGAGGAAAGCACTACATCAGAGAAATACGACTTTACTTTCCTATTGATTCCCAGCATTTGTGTTCTCAAGCACATACAGTAAGAACACATCCACAGCGCTCCATGCAGTCCCAGCACAGTGACAGGTGGCAGGGAATGCATGGTGTTTTTCTGCCTTGAACCTCATAGGAGGGTAATCTAATTTGATattaatttattctttttacactCAAACATCTATGCTCTCATCAAACTAAATTCCTATAAAGTCCTTTAGCTCTTCAAGATTTAGAGCTTCATGTGGATATAAGTGAAGCATAGAAAACCAACAGACTTCCTCAAAATGTACTTCAGACATCTGCTGAAGCCATTTGAGTCTTTTGTAATATGTCTTTATTTCAAGAGGGTTTCAAGAGGAAGTGGAGACCAACATTTTATTGGAAAAGTAATAGAAACCTATGGAAATCTAATAAGCATTTGTATAGTGGAATATTTTAAGACATGTCAATTCTATATTCACACTAAAAACTATTACATATGTGTTTCTTTACATTATAATTTCCTTTAGTGGCAACAACACCATTGTTTTAGTTAGTACAGATACACAGGATAGTGCACTTACAACTGTGCACACCAACTCTATCTAGAATGACAGATATGACCACAGGGatgtgccatttttttttttttattgagtttGTCAAATGATCTCCGTCAGATTTTGTCGTCTGTTCACACACCCGTGGGCCACCCATTTCAACCTTGAAACCAAGGAGCCATCCCCCACACACAACCAAACTCAACTTGTGTTTCCAACCAAGACTCTTAAATGCGCTCTTTCAATTTGAATAATTCAGAATTTTCTTATGTTAATGATTACATACATGTTCAAATTACTGTCAGGAATCACACAGCTTCACTTTTGAACTGACTCTTACATATTGCCAAAAAATGTTTGATTATTATTTGATTCAGTGCCAACATGGAGAAACAAGCAAGGTGGCAAACAGCGGGATATCCCATTACCGTCTGTTATAGCAGCCCTGCAGTGTTACTTTGATTCACACCAACACATGTCTTATATCTTACATGTTCTCAACCCAGATTTATAATATTACCATGTCAAATACTGTACAAATGCAGAGAAAATCGgttgtgtgttattttcacTCTGACATGATGTACAAATATGCTTGCACTGCTCTTATCTGTTTTTTCCCATATTCTACTGTATTGATCTGCGCAGCTTACagatttttgcttttatttttatttgtttactttTTCTGATGTTGTCATCTTAATAAGGTCATAATATCTGTATAAAAATGAACAGCCCCCAATCTCTGTATATTTTTCAGCTTATATTGTTAATTATCAGAGATTCCTCGTGTTCACTTCAGCTCACTTTTAAAAATTTCTCACGAAAATGTCATGGTGGATTTTACCCTTAGATTATGTACACCTTGACTGCAATTGGAATGGATCTCTACCTAGCCATTATAAGTGACTTAGAGCAACCAAAAATCCCTTTAGTGTAAAAATGTGCATGTGAGAACTGTTAACTTTATGAGATGATTACCTTTCAGattaattatttctgctttaatgCATGCACAGATCTATACAATGGATAAAATCTCATCTTTTCTTTATGGACAAACATTTCAATGTAGACACTGGCACACATTGCTCCCAGTAACAACCCAGTGCTGTTTCCTGATCGCCTCCTGCAGGATGATGCCCAGCAGCTCTTTGCcctggctgcagctgctgaGGAGCAGGGCATTCTTCCTGATGACTTGTCCAACGTGATGAGGCGATTGTGGGCGGACAGTGACATACAGAGTTGCTTTGCAAGGTCGCGAGAATACCAGCTCAATGACTCGGCAGCATAGTGAGTGTATTTTATAAATCGATCCATAATGTAAACCATAAATGCTCATAATGTATCATCTCAGCAAAGGAATAGCTCACAGCTAAGTGTCAGTCAGTGAAATTTCAGTTTTTTGATATTATTATTAGGTCTGCTACTGTCAGGATTTTCTACATGTCCATCAATCATTGAGCGAGCTGCTCCTGGTGACTCCTGACTCTGTTAACCagatataaatgtaaatgtagatAAATGAAAACTCTCACAGCCACTTGTCAGATGATGTGTACTTGCGAGTCATTTATAATAGATGATTGTCTTTCAGCCTAAACGCAGAACTTACTCACTTGGAAAAGAACATAAAACAGATCCATATGTTTTTGATTGTGTGCGCTTGGCTGATGCTTGCATTGATTGCTTTTATAATAATGGCCGTTGAAGATTGTTGCCTTCGGGGCTGCTGTTTGCTCGGTGTTGTGATGGATCCCATTTGCAGCCTGTCTGATATGTGCCGCTGTGAAAACCCATCTGACTTCTTCGAGGGAGTAATGGAGCTGTGAAAGATAAGCCAATAACTTCCATTTAGGGATCATTTCACCCTCTCTGGGTTTGATCTTAGATATTGCTTGCTCCTCTTAAGGGATGAAAACACAAGACAAAAATGTGACAATCAATGATGTTAGAATTGATTATTTTCATGATAAATAACCGTGAGCAACTCTTTTGGCAGTTCATATTGGAGTATTTTTCTATGGCTGCTATGATGAGGCAGACGAATGTTTGTCTTATTAGTTGTTATGTTTTTATTCACTTCAATCGCTTCAAGTTTTTTTAGCTCCTTAAATTCTGAATGGTGTGATCATTAGATGTGAAATACTGAATATACcccatatttctttctttctgtaaaGTGTCAGTTGGCTGGGCAACTTAAAGCTCACTGCTGGCTTTGGCAGATGATGCAGTGCTTGTGTAAGTGGGACAGGTTGAGCCAAGCATGGTGAGGATGCTTCAACACCCCCCTGCTGACCAGCAGTCTGTCACACGTCAGAGCGAATACAAAAATTGACAGAGGAGAAGTTAGGGGAAAAACGTTTTATATAGAGAACTAAAAGATGAAAATGCACAGGTGAAAGAAATGTGGCCAGTTTGATGGCTGGAGAGAAAAATCCAACCAActatctttttcctttgtgagaGTTTAGAGAGAGTATGTGACACTCTCATCTTTGTTTAAGTACCAGATGCTGAAGACAGCTTTGctttttaaaggcaaaacatCTTGGATGATTGCCATCACACCTATTTTGACTTGAATTATTGTATTCAAATGGATCACAGAGGGAACAGCATATGCACGTTACCATAGAATTCGTCTCACTACAGATTGTTCATAGTGCTAATGGGTTGAGCGGTAATCCCTCAAACATACTGTACCTTTTGAGATACAAATTAGCCAGCTTTGATTCACCATGTAGAGACTTGTTACATTGTATGCATAGAGTTGATGTTTATTGACCTTGTTCTCACCTTGTCTCAGTCATCACAAGCCCATATGACTCCTGAGATTGAAGTTATACTGAAATACATTTCCCCCAAACTGCATTCAATACAATCCCAACTGCATGTTTCACCATCAAATAAAATTTCTCTTTCTTGTTGGTTGCAAATCATGTTGCCATCTtgatttttatctttctttcttagTTACCTGAATGACCTGGAGAGGATAGCCAAAGCAGATTACATCCCGACTCAGCAGGATGTGCTACGAACTCGGGTTAAGACTACCGGCATCGTTGAGACGCACTTCACTTTCAAGGAACTGCACTTCAAGTAAGATCATACATCAGTGACTTGACATCAGGTAGAATTGATGTATTTTAAAATGACAGGCCCAATTCGAAGGAAAAAACAGGCATTCCACTGTCTCGTGGGCTCTTTTTTGTCAAAACAAGTGCTTTAGCCATTAGCGATCAATGTGAGAGTTCAGGGAGCACTCACTGAGCAGCTGACCCACAGTCAGAGGCTGTGTTTGACATTAGGCAACATGACCCCAGTGTGCCTGTGATGTTTGCTTCCAGTGATTTTTAgtgctaaaagaaaaaaagattttaatctTACTAACCACACAAAAGCTCACAAAACATGACCAGTGCACCAGTAAAGTCTTTCACTGGTGCTATTTTCAGAGAGCAGCAGGGCAACAAAATCTTGGCTTGGATGTTAAATATGAATATCTACATAGTAAATGTTTAATATGAATGTGTCATTCCATTGAATTATGGGACACTGCAGTACCAAAATAAGCGCTAGCACAAAGTCATCATGACCTTCCCCCATGTATCTGTGTGTAGGCAGGACATTTATGTAGTTTATGTACAACTAcccagaaaacaaaacaggtcCAGTATTAATAGCCTTAAGAGCCAATGAACCCTTGTGGTTTAAAATGTGCAACGCCACTACTTAAAAGCCTAATTATACCAGCAATTAAAAGCTTAATCATCATCACTGCATTAAGAGCTGAGTGAATAAATCTAATCCTGCCCACAAAGCTCTCACATAATGGAAAAATAGCCATATTGAGTGATAACGTTTGAACATGTCATTCCACACACCGCAGACTACTGTTGCTCTTAAATGAAATACTGTATGTCTTAACCCAGCCTAAGCGCTCATGTGTGGGTGAGTAATGGATATATAGCTATATATCTTAATGGTGGATTTAAAAGAGAGACTTTAAGCATGGGAGAATTTAGGTAAATATACAGAATGTGTGAGAAATGTTCTATAAAGTACCGAGagcacagacacaaagaaagagtgAAGTAAATGGAGAGAAGAGGTCAAGTCTTTCATATTTGTATTTGTTCAGCTGTTTGGTTTGTCTTCTTTGGGTCTTTAATTGTCTATAAAATATACCTTTTTAAAGCTGCTAAACACAAGtgattgtagaaaaaaaaaaaaggcagccgCCACGTGGCTTTGGTGTGATCTGTTTTCTGATAGACTCTCTGATATTTACCCTGTGTCACAGCCTCAGTATTTGGCCCGAATAATACACGGAGGCGATCAATAAGAAGAAAGTCACCTTCTTGTAATTCTGTCTGGTTTTTCACTATTTCTATGAAAGGGAAAAGCTTAAAGATGCAGAGAGTGACAGTGGCTTGATTTAGATTTGTCACAGTGGTTTTGTAAGGTGATTTTCTGACCTTATCAGATCATGCTTTGCTCAGACTGTATTTTTGTTATCATCCCCATTTTTGCTCAGACTTCGATCACAGCTCTCAGATTTCCCATTACGCTTTGCTTTGCTCTGAATATAGAGGCACGCCTGGTTCTTGTATCCTACATTTTTTGTCAGCTGTCTGACAGTTTCCACGCTCAAAGCTACCTTAAGCAATGGAAAtgtaatttcaattcaattcaattcatttttatttatatagcgccaaatacaacaaatgtcatctcaaggcacttagatagtaagtccaattcaagccaattggaattcaattaattaataataatcataattcataaaataatccaattcgttcatatagagccaattcaaaaacaatttcctagctaagaaaaccaacagattgcactgaaaactttttgtttttcggtccaatctcccggcctgagcggcgtgcctgaggcgactgtggagagaaacgactcccttttaacaggaagaaacctctggcagaaccagactcaggaagggtggccatccgcctcgaccagctggggtttgagaagacagaaaaaggggggggggggggcagggggccaccgcgacggcggcactgtaacaccattcaaaggatatctgttggaacagggaaacacgagttaatgaccacaataatatcacatatacataaagagagtaaagtgaggaaaggtgtgtcagatgaggccccccagcagtctaggcctatagcagcttaactatgggatgtttcaggatcacctgagccatccctaactataagctttatcaaaaaggaaagttttaagcctggtcttaaaagtggaaagggtgtctgcttcccggacatttactggcagcttattccacaattgaggggcctgataactgaaggctctgcctcccattctacttttagaaactctgggaacctcaagtaaacctgcagtttgggaacgaagtgctctgttaggaaaatatcttacaatgagatctttaagatatgatggagctcggtcattaagagctttatatgtgaggagaagaatcttaaattctattctgaatttaacagggagccaatgaagagaagctaaaactggagaaatatgatctctgctgttagttctcgtcaaaactctggctgcagcattttggatcaactgaaggcatTTACAGGGATGAAATGTAAACATTCTCCTTCTCTCATCCACTATCATTCTTCCTAAAGTGTCCTCTTCAGTACCCTTCTCCCTTTTAGCCCCATCTTACTCTTTTTGCAGCTTATTTTTTATCCAGCCACAGATACACAATcacacaatttacatatttttctttttcaatctcCTTTGCAGAATGTTTGATGTGGGAGGCCAGCGCTCAGAGAGAAAGAAGTGGATTCACTGTTTTGAAGGAGTAACAGCCATTATCTTTTGTGTTGCACTGAGTGCTTATGACCTGGTGCTGGCTGAGGATGAGGAGATGGTAAGAAAAAACTCATCGTCAGGTgtttgtgtgtacgtgtgcTCTCCTGCATGAAAGATATCACTTTAGTAGCTCATTGAACTTCGATGTGAAGTGTAATTTTATGATAAAAGTCCTTATAGCTGCTGTAAtagttgctgtttttttcctctttttcctttACTCCTATATATTGAACTGCTTGTAAGTGCTGAAATGTTGCAGCCAATCTGAAGGGTGTCATCTTTTATGATTATCTACACATTTAAGATATAGTACTAAACAACAGTGCCCCCTGGTGGCAGCTCTGATCCATTGTTGTCTTTAAGTCTAAGCCAGAAGCCATGACTGATGGTTGTGCTTCTCTTTAGAACCGAATGCACGAGAGCATGAAGCTTTTTGACTCTATCTGCAACAACAAATGGTTCACCGAAACCTCCATCATTCTGTTCCTCAACAAGAAGGACCTCTTTGAGGAGAAGATTACCCACAGCCCCCTCAACATCTGTTTCCCTGAGTACACAGGTACACAGTGGGATATCAGTagcgttttatttttttttacctgagaGCACAGCATTCAGCATCTGCAGGAAGTTATAGAGAAACGTACCGCTTCCTTGACattaaattactttttttatttatattttctaacTGTTTCTTCCCAGGAGCCAACAAGTTTGATGAAGCTGCCAGTTATATTCAGACCAAATTTGAAGACCTGAACAAGAAAAAGGACACTAAGGAGATCTACACCCACTTCACCTGTGCCACCGATACCAAGAACGTGCAGTTTGTCTTTGATGCGGTCACTGACGTCATTATTAAGAACAATCTGAAGGACTGTGGTCTCTTCTAAAGGTAGGATATAGGAATGACTGGGTGGGGAAAATTAGGGTTAGGCTGTTTCTGTAAATTATAAATGATGATCATACaactttttttatcatttaggTGGCCCACCGATCTCACATAATATGCATGTACAGATACACTTCGGTATTAAACCAATACTATGCAATGTGCTTAGTGGCTTTGCTGACCCTAATCTTTCTGAGCAACTCATTCCAGAGGTTAGGAGCTTTTACCAGAATTGCAAAATGCTCTGTCACCTCTGGTCTTAAACTATGTCTCTGGAACAAATCTGCTCCTCGAGGATCTCAGTCCACGTACAGGCTCATATGGTTCTAAAAGGTCGAAAACGACTAAAAGGCCACATTTGATATCCAATGTCACCACAAGATATCACTGAATATTACCAATCTGCTTTAACCCAGACTACTCAAGGTTATCGTTGCTTTTTGTGCTTCCTGTCAGGTCAGTTGTTCAGGATATGACTTTGAATGAAATACAGCCTTAAAATCTAATTAATTTTTGTAAGAATAGGAAACGTTATATATTTTGTACAGATTAAGACTGAGACTATGATTGACTTGGAACTCATAAATTTTAGCTTAGCGTAGTAAAATGTGTAATTAGTTTgacaataatatatatattccaTACACCACCAAAAATGAAATATTAAACCTTTAAATCTCAGCAAAAAAACGAGGAAATATCTGAAAGGCTGTGTTTTTAGTAACAAATGAAAGGGCTTATTTTGGGTCTGATGTGACTTGGTTGAATTCATTCTCTAAAATGTGTTTGATGTTTGATGAATGTTATATCAAGATGCCCAGGTCTGTGTAAACTTGTTGGTCTGGACCTGATTTAATGCAACAAActagatttcttttttctttttctgcaggACGATGCCCGATGCACACTGACTGCATGAGAGACGTCAATAGCCATGTT
The Odontesthes bonariensis isolate fOdoBon6 chromosome 3, fOdoBon6.hap1, whole genome shotgun sequence DNA segment above includes these coding regions:
- the gnai2b gene encoding guanine nucleotide-binding protein G(i) subunit alpha-2b, whose product is MGCTVSAEDKAAAERSKMIDKNLREDGEKAAREVKLLLLGAGESGKSTIVKQMKIIHEDGYSEDECKQYRAVVYSNTIQSIMAIVKAMASLKIDYSNSARGDDAQQLFALAAAAEEQGILPDDLSNVMRRLWADSDIQSCFARSREYQLNDSAAYYLNDLERIAKADYIPTQQDVLRTRVKTTGIVETHFTFKELHFKMFDVGGQRSERKKWIHCFEGVTAIIFCVALSAYDLVLAEDEEMNRMHESMKLFDSICNNKWFTETSIILFLNKKDLFEEKITHSPLNICFPEYTGANKFDEAASYIQTKFEDLNKKKDTKEIYTHFTCATDTKNVQFVFDAVTDVIIKNNLKDCGLF